The proteins below are encoded in one region of Deltaproteobacteria bacterium:
- a CDS encoding VOC family protein, protein MDRALAAICDHLLWGAADLDQAIAALAERTAVRATPGGRHPDLGTHNAIAALGRKRFLEIIAPDPTLQPGALARRLASLKMPTLIMWAARTPSAADTVARAEAAGYQAAVIEGHRRRPDGMVVRWKNVFVSGHRAGTLVPFFIEWNGESHPADDAPRGLRLQTLRAETPQAEALRAVLKALDVRLAVRAASSARLVAVLDTPRGRIELAGS, encoded by the coding sequence ATGGATCGGGCGTTGGCGGCCATCTGCGATCATCTGCTCTGGGGCGCCGCGGATCTCGACCAGGCGATCGCCGCGCTCGCCGAACGCACCGCGGTTCGCGCCACCCCGGGTGGGCGGCATCCCGACCTCGGGACCCACAACGCGATTGCGGCGCTCGGCCGCAAGCGGTTCCTGGAGATCATCGCTCCCGATCCGACGCTGCAGCCCGGCGCGCTCGCCCGGCGGCTCGCCAGCTTGAAGATGCCCACGTTGATCATGTGGGCCGCGCGCACGCCGAGCGCCGCCGACACGGTCGCGCGGGCGGAGGCGGCCGGCTATCAGGCGGCTGTCATCGAGGGACACCGGCGCCGCCCCGACGGCATGGTCGTGCGCTGGAAGAACGTCTTCGTGTCCGGTCACCGCGCCGGAACGCTGGTGCCCTTCTTCATCGAATGGAACGGCGAATCGCACCCCGCGGACGACGCCCCCAGGGGCCTGCGGCTCCAGACGCTCCGTGCCGAGACGCCGCAAGCCGAGGCGCTGCGCGCCGTGCTGAAGGCGCTCGACGTACGTCTTGCGGTTCGCGCGGCGTCCAGCGCCCGGCTCGTCGCCGTGCTCGATACGCCGCGCGGCCGAATCGAGCTGGCGGGATCCTAG